From Polaribacter butkevichii, a single genomic window includes:
- a CDS encoding YjjG family noncanonical pyrimidine nucleotidase: protein MKNIQHVFFDLDHTLWDFEKNSDLAFQKVFIKHSISLSLEDFLTVYKPLNFNYWKLYREEKVTKEQLRYGRLKDSFEALDYRISDDLINEIAVNYLEFLPDFNYLFDGTFEILEYLKSKYQLHIITNGFEEVQTQKMLSSNIHHYFDKIITSESVGVKKPNPKVFNYALDLAKADKGNSIMIGDNLEADIEGAINVGMRAIYCNFENNTSSNSSVTSVTSLIEIKEYL from the coding sequence ATGAAAAATATACAACATGTCTTTTTTGATTTAGATCATACTTTATGGGATTTTGAGAAAAATTCGGACCTAGCGTTTCAGAAAGTTTTTATCAAACACAGTATCTCTTTAAGTTTAGAAGACTTTTTAACTGTTTATAAGCCTTTAAATTTTAATTATTGGAAATTATATAGAGAAGAAAAGGTAACTAAAGAGCAACTAAGATATGGTAGATTAAAAGACAGCTTTGAAGCCTTAGATTATAGAATTTCAGATGATTTAATAAATGAAATTGCTGTTAATTATTTAGAATTTTTACCTGACTTTAATTATCTTTTTGATGGTACTTTCGAAATTTTAGAATATTTAAAAAGTAAATATCAATTACATATTATTACAAACGGTTTTGAAGAGGTACAAACTCAAAAAATGTTGAGCTCTAATATTCATCACTATTTTGATAAAATAATTACCTCAGAATCTGTAGGAGTTAAAAAACCAAATCCAAAAGTTTTTAATTATGCTTTAGACCTTGCAAAGGCAGATAAAGGTAACTCTATTATGATTGGCGATAATTTAGAAGCAGATATAGAAGGGGCTATAAATGTGGGGATGCGAGCAATCTATTGTAATTTTGAAAATAATACATCAAGTAATAGTTCTGTTACATCTGTTACTTCTCTTATAGAAATAAAAGAATACCTTTAA
- a CDS encoding lipopolysaccharide biosynthesis protein → MTPKINKKPLSIFVKNIFVMFKGTLIAQIIAAISSIFIAKIYGSEAYGVLSVFISLSSIASIFNSLQLDNYIVICRDRLTRNHWFNFLFLLIPIIAIIGTVILLPFYVFFFDKKIENSILILAILSSIFLSYNKTHEFFLTSYKKFSPISFSKILLVLINVFFQFTFYVKFKIYGLVYSSFISIFIVTLYYSFKNRVYFKIIDFNIVKENITKNKSILTYLLPSRFINNLASQSIPLFIYAFFSLQDAGVYFFSQKILTMPLFIISSSISTVYFEKATSLMQTSKKELFLATKKIITFNVLIMFVFLVLINTVGIYILEILLTESWINLRLYFLILSFLVLCRSSFSPISNIMVVLDKNNISLLFNIYLLIVNIIAFYIGFVKNDLTYTIYILSFLGGIGYLTLAFYFLKTIKKQSII, encoded by the coding sequence TTGACACCAAAAATAAACAAAAAACCTTTATCTATTTTTGTGAAAAACATTTTTGTAATGTTTAAAGGAACCTTAATTGCACAAATTATTGCAGCAATCAGCTCTATTTTTATTGCTAAAATATATGGTAGTGAAGCCTATGGTGTTTTAAGTGTTTTTATAAGTCTTTCTTCGATAGCCTCTATTTTTAATTCTTTACAGTTAGATAATTATATTGTTATTTGTAGAGACCGATTAACTCGTAATCATTGGTTTAATTTTCTTTTTCTACTGATACCTATAATAGCCATAATTGGAACAGTAATTCTACTACCTTTTTATGTGTTTTTTTTTGATAAAAAAATAGAAAATAGTATTTTAATACTAGCTATTTTAAGTTCTATTTTTCTTAGTTATAATAAAACGCATGAATTTTTCTTAACCAGTTATAAAAAATTCTCACCAATTTCTTTTTCTAAAATACTTTTAGTTTTAATAAATGTTTTTTTTCAATTTACTTTTTATGTGAAATTTAAAATTTATGGATTAGTTTACAGCTCGTTTATTTCTATATTTATTGTTACTCTATATTATAGTTTTAAGAACAGAGTTTATTTTAAAATAATCGATTTTAATATTGTTAAAGAGAATATTACAAAAAACAAATCTATTTTAACCTATTTGCTGCCCTCCCGATTTATAAATAATCTAGCATCACAATCAATTCCTTTATTTATTTATGCTTTTTTTAGTTTACAAGATGCTGGTGTTTATTTTTTTAGTCAAAAAATATTAACAATGCCACTTTTTATTATATCATCTTCAATATCTACGGTATATTTTGAAAAAGCAACAAGTCTAATGCAAACTTCTAAAAAGGAACTTTTTTTAGCTACAAAAAAGATTATAACTTTTAATGTGTTAATAATGTTTGTCTTTTTAGTACTAATAAACACGGTTGGAATCTATATATTAGAAATCCTTTTAACCGAAAGTTGGATAAATTTAAGATTATATTTTTTGATTTTATCTTTTTTAGTTTTATGCAGATCTTCTTTTAGTCCTATTAGTAATATTATGGTTGTTTTAGATAAAAACAATATAAGTTTACTTTTTAATATATACCTTTTAATAGTAAATATCATAGCTTTTTATATTGGTTTTGTTAAAAATGATTTAACATATACTATTTATATACTTTCCTTTTTAGGTGGAATAGGTTATTTAACTCTTGCTTTTTACTTTTTAAAAACCATAAAAAAACAATCAATTATATGA
- a CDS encoding acyltransferase, with the protein MKKISFFEKLDFLIFGHLINFLYPGYYRPKYGYQKYYLLFFHFWIPQKLFRLNPKANWPVHFTSKILAAENIKKGILCDPGDNPNVYIQANNGIIIGNNVGFGTGSKVISANHSHTNHSKHTKTPPIVIGNNVFIGANSVILSNVNIGNNVIIGAGSIVSKNIPSNSIAVGNPCKVIKENLPYNESLIKINYNKKIPNKLKKTLLEKTL; encoded by the coding sequence ATGAAAAAAATATCATTCTTTGAAAAGTTAGATTTTTTAATCTTTGGACATTTAATAAACTTTTTATATCCAGGATACTATAGACCTAAATATGGTTATCAAAAATATTACCTTCTTTTTTTTCATTTTTGGATTCCACAAAAATTATTTAGATTAAACCCAAAAGCAAATTGGCCTGTTCATTTTACATCAAAAATTTTAGCCGCAGAAAATATTAAAAAAGGCATTTTATGTGATCCTGGAGACAACCCAAATGTATACATACAAGCTAACAATGGAATAATTATTGGTAATAATGTAGGTTTTGGAACTGGTTCTAAAGTTATTTCTGCTAATCATTCACATACAAATCACTCTAAACACACAAAAACACCACCAATAGTTATTGGAAACAATGTTTTTATTGGTGCAAATAGTGTTATACTATCTAATGTAAATATTGGAAATAATGTAATCATTGGAGCAGGTTCTATTGTTTCTAAAAATATTCCATCAAATTCAATAGCCGTAGGAAACCCATGTAAAGTTATAAAAGAAAACCTACCTTATAACGAATCGTTAATAAAAATAAATTACAATAAAAAGATACCAAATAAGCTAAAAAAAACACTTTTAGAGAAAACACTATAA
- a CDS encoding polysaccharide deacetylase family protein: MILIYTHKITPRVRYIFKHILTRTLLIPVDFTSKIEEFVAFNGPKMSYTKTPLGNEFFVKSNSLLFEQGVNDMEISIQKWDEVPCFFKTGPKSSIPFDVFAASFYLVSRYEEYLPHVKDVHGRYTADQSLAYKYRFLEKPVVDIWAYKLLDALKEKFPDYAYKERKYEFISTVDIDNAYAYKYKSLVRSVGGFFNDLVQFKLFNVWNRFAVTFNLKRDPFDTFQRILKIRKEQNIKTIFFFLIGDYTTFDTNVSASKRKYRLLIKEMVDYAKVGLHPSYFTLNNASLLKKEKLRLEEIINSPIQRSRQHYLRISLPETYQNLIDLEVEEDYSMGYASNVGFRASTCTPFYFYDLDFEIQTPLKVFPFALMDTTLNDYMKLTPKQSLGRIRDIKNEVKAVNGTFITLFHNESLSDYLRWKGWKRLYESMIKIAVS; this comes from the coding sequence ATGATATTAATTTATACACATAAAATAACACCAAGAGTTCGTTATATTTTTAAGCATATTCTTACAAGAACTTTATTAATTCCCGTAGATTTTACTTCTAAAATAGAAGAATTTGTAGCTTTTAATGGTCCAAAAATGAGCTATACAAAAACACCTTTAGGAAATGAGTTTTTTGTTAAAAGCAACAGCTTGTTATTTGAACAAGGAGTAAATGATATGGAAATTTCTATTCAAAAATGGGATGAAGTTCCTTGTTTCTTTAAAACTGGGCCAAAATCTTCTATTCCGTTTGATGTTTTTGCAGCTAGTTTTTATTTAGTTTCTAGATACGAAGAATATTTGCCACACGTTAAAGATGTTCATGGGCGTTATACAGCAGATCAAAGTTTGGCGTATAAATATCGATTTTTAGAAAAGCCAGTAGTAGATATTTGGGCGTATAAACTGTTAGACGCCTTAAAAGAAAAATTTCCAGACTATGCTTATAAAGAAAGAAAATATGAGTTTATCTCTACAGTAGATATAGACAATGCTTATGCATATAAGTATAAAAGTTTAGTAAGAAGTGTAGGAGGTTTTTTTAATGATTTAGTACAATTTAAGCTATTTAATGTTTGGAATCGTTTTGCGGTTACCTTTAATCTTAAAAGAGATCCTTTTGATACTTTTCAGCGAATTTTAAAAATTAGAAAAGAACAAAATATTAAAACTATTTTTTTCTTTTTAATTGGAGATTATACAACTTTTGATACCAACGTTTCTGCTTCAAAAAGGAAATATAGATTACTCATAAAAGAAATGGTAGATTATGCTAAAGTAGGTTTGCATCCGTCTTATTTTACGTTGAATAATGCTTCTTTATTAAAAAAAGAGAAGCTTAGATTAGAAGAAATAATCAATTCTCCAATTCAAAGATCTAGACAACATTATTTGCGTATAAGTTTACCCGAAACCTATCAGAATTTAATAGACTTAGAAGTAGAAGAAGATTATTCTATGGGCTATGCAAGCAATGTAGGTTTTAGAGCAAGTACTTGTACACCATTCTATTTCTATGATTTAGATTTTGAAATTCAGACACCTTTAAAGGTTTTTCCTTTTGCTTTAATGGATACTACTTTAAATGATTATATGAAACTAACACCCAAACAATCTTTGGGTAGAATTAGAGACATTAAAAATGAAGTAAAAGCCGTTAACGGAACTTTTATCACTTTATTTCATAATGAGAGTTTAAGTGATTATTTACGATGGAAAGGTTGGAAAAGATTGTATGAATCTATGATTAAAATAGCCGTTTCATAA
- the radC gene encoding RadC family protein, whose protein sequence is MEKLTIKYWALDDRPREKLLAKGKSVLSDAELIAILIGSGNRQESAVALSKRILQSVDGNINELAKLTVEKLTTFKGIGEAKAIAIITALELGKRRQLEIALEKPKITCSKDGFSLMQPVIGDLEHEEFWVLFLNNSNKVLTKSQISKGGLTATVVDVRLLFKRALELASVAMIVCHNHPSGKLQPSNADKQLTQKIKEAGNTLDIKLLDHLIITEKAYFSFADEGQL, encoded by the coding sequence ATGGAAAAGTTAACTATTAAATATTGGGCTTTAGATGATCGGCCAAGAGAAAAACTGTTAGCAAAAGGAAAGTCTGTACTTTCTGATGCAGAATTAATAGCTATTCTTATTGGTTCTGGCAATAGACAAGAAAGTGCCGTTGCATTATCAAAAAGAATTTTACAATCTGTTGATGGAAACATTAATGAGTTAGCAAAACTAACTGTAGAAAAACTGACTACGTTTAAAGGTATTGGAGAAGCCAAGGCAATTGCTATTATTACTGCTTTAGAGTTAGGAAAAAGAAGACAGTTAGAAATAGCTTTAGAGAAACCAAAGATTACTTGTAGTAAAGATGGTTTTAGTTTAATGCAACCCGTTATTGGAGATTTAGAACACGAAGAATTTTGGGTGCTGTTTTTAAATAATTCTAACAAAGTTTTGACAAAAAGCCAGATAAGTAAAGGTGGTTTAACCGCTACAGTGGTAGATGTAAGGTTATTGTTTAAGAGAGCGTTAGAATTGGCGTCTGTGGCAATGATTGTATGTCATAATCATCCGTCAGGAAAATTACAACCTAGTAATGCTGATAAGCAACTTACTCAAAAAATAAAAGAAGCCGGAAACACTTTAGATATAAAATTGTTAGATCATTTAATAATTACCGAAAAAGCGTATTTTAGCTTTGCAGATGAAGGGCAATTGTAG
- a CDS encoding tetratricopeptide repeat protein, translated as MYSIFILAIISCDKKVEYKEVEKDKGVFLSGEMIPDSHFLGDQKCKECHQDQFDKWKGSDHDKAMDLADSVSVLGDFNNKKFTSQGVTSHFYKKGKDFYVNTEGRDGKYHDYKIIYTFGVTPLQQYIVQFPNGHYQCLRTAWDSVKNKWFDLYPDFKVVHSEWLHWSRGGLNWNNMCSDCHSTNVRKNYDQKTDSYNTKFAIINVNCEACHGPGKQHVSDVEKLGEKYVASGTFQMTTDTAPRELVDECARCHMRREQFSEFFNFEGTVLDHYYPQLLEERLYQADGQILDEDYVYGSFLQSKMYQNDVTCTNCHDAHTLKLKFDGNKLCAQCHVPEKFDTPEHHFHQPNTEGAKCINCHMPGRFYMGNDFRRDHSFRIPRPDLSVKYGTPNACAGCHKDKDDVWAAKSFKKLFGEVDSIHFSEKLAPGITMQPNGHVGLIELMHDKHQPEIVRASATKVLSNYNAQNFVQDYISLLNDDSALVRGASVDVLSSMNTTDYTSYFLPLLEDPKRSIRIKTFYGLGGVAETDIPEVYKESYAKVKKEFYLHLKTNADFVGARMKKGDYYLKQGNITKAIESFESALAIDNINNQIRLNLATLYYNNKEYKKAEEAFTTVIEQEPTYGPVYYSLALMYAELNRVDEAIVQLKKAMKIMPENIRVYYNLGLLYDKKQDYKNGEKTLISGLKVEATNEGLLYALAYLYSKSNQKEKAKNIVKRLIELYPNNQQYPNFLNQL; from the coding sequence ATGTATTCAATTTTTATACTTGCTATTATTTCTTGTGATAAAAAGGTAGAATATAAAGAAGTTGAAAAGGATAAAGGCGTTTTTCTTTCCGGTGAAATGATTCCAGATAGCCATTTTTTAGGAGATCAAAAATGTAAAGAATGCCATCAGGATCAATTTGATAAATGGAAAGGTTCTGACCATGACAAGGCTATGGATCTGGCCGATAGTGTTTCTGTTTTAGGTGATTTTAACAATAAAAAATTTACAAGTCAGGGCGTAACATCTCATTTTTATAAAAAAGGAAAAGATTTTTATGTAAATACAGAAGGTAGAGATGGAAAATATCACGATTATAAAATTATTTACACTTTTGGGGTAACACCTTTACAGCAATATATTGTTCAATTTCCTAACGGTCATTATCAATGTTTAAGAACCGCTTGGGATTCTGTTAAAAATAAATGGTTCGATTTATATCCAGATTTTAAAGTAGTGCATTCAGAATGGTTGCATTGGTCTAGAGGTGGTTTAAATTGGAATAATATGTGTTCTGATTGCCATTCTACCAATGTTCGTAAAAATTATGATCAAAAAACAGATAGTTACAATACTAAATTTGCAATTATCAATGTAAATTGTGAAGCCTGTCATGGCCCAGGGAAACAACATGTTTCTGATGTAGAGAAGCTTGGCGAAAAATATGTTGCAAGTGGAACTTTTCAAATGACAACAGATACTGCACCTAGAGAATTGGTAGATGAATGTGCTCGATGCCACATGAGAAGAGAGCAGTTTTCTGAGTTTTTTAATTTTGAAGGTACTGTTTTGGATCATTATTATCCACAACTTTTAGAAGAAAGGCTGTACCAAGCAGACGGACAAATTTTAGATGAAGATTATGTGTATGGTTCTTTTTTACAAAGTAAAATGTATCAAAATGATGTTACTTGTACCAATTGCCATGATGCACATACATTAAAATTAAAGTTTGATGGAAATAAATTGTGTGCCCAATGCCATGTTCCAGAAAAGTTTGATACACCAGAACATCACTTTCATCAACCAAATACAGAGGGGGCAAAATGTATAAATTGTCATATGCCAGGTAGATTTTATATGGGGAATGATTTTAGAAGAGATCATAGTTTTAGAATTCCAAGACCAGATTTAAGTGTAAAATACGGTACTCCAAATGCTTGTGCAGGTTGTCATAAAGATAAAGATGATGTTTGGGCAGCAAAAAGCTTTAAAAAACTATTTGGAGAAGTAGATTCTATTCATTTTTCAGAAAAGTTAGCGCCAGGAATTACCATGCAACCTAATGGACATGTAGGATTAATTGAATTGATGCATGATAAACATCAACCTGAAATTGTAAGAGCATCAGCAACAAAAGTGCTTTCAAATTATAATGCACAAAATTTTGTACAAGATTATATTTCTCTTCTAAATGATGATTCTGCTTTAGTAAGAGGAGCAAGTGTAGATGTTTTAAGTAGTATGAATACAACAGACTATACGTCTTATTTTTTACCGTTATTAGAAGATCCTAAAAGAAGTATTCGAATAAAAACTTTTTATGGATTAGGAGGTGTTGCTGAAACTGATATTCCTGAAGTTTACAAAGAAAGTTATGCAAAAGTAAAGAAAGAGTTTTATCTACATTTAAAAACAAATGCAGATTTTGTAGGCGCAAGGATGAAAAAAGGAGATTATTATTTAAAACAAGGAAACATAACAAAAGCAATAGAAAGTTTTGAAAGTGCCTTGGCTATTGATAATATTAACAATCAAATTCGTTTAAATTTAGCAACCTTATATTATAATAATAAAGAATATAAAAAAGCAGAAGAAGCATTTACAACTGTTATTGAACAAGAACCTACTTATGGACCTGTTTATTATTCATTAGCTCTAATGTATGCAGAGTTAAATAGAGTAGACGAAGCCATTGTTCAACTAAAAAAAGCAATGAAAATAATGCCAGAAAATATTCGTGTTTATTATAATTTGGGGTTATTGTATGATAAAAAACAAGATTATAAAAACGGTGAAAAAACATTGATTTCTGGTCTTAAAGTAGAAGCTACAAATGAAGGTTTATTGTATGCGTTAGCTTATTTATATTCTAAATCTAATCAAAAAGAAAAAGCAAAAAATATTGTTAAGAGATTAATTGAATTGTACCCAAACAACCAACAGTATCCAAATTTCTTAAATCAATTATAA
- the trkA gene encoding Trk system potassium transporter TrkA → MKIIIAGAGDVGFHLAKLLSYESQDTYIIDFDGAKLDYLNSHLDVITKKGDATSIKLLKEIGIDSADLLIAVTDSQNTNFTISVIGKSLGVKKTIARIDNPEFLNNCEVDFTKFGLDFMISPQELAANEIKMLLNQSSFNDTVAFESGIFNVLGTPLTYKSPIVDLTVKEAKQKFADVDFITIAIKRQGESQTIIPRGNTVYEIGDQVYFCVPNYSMKDLYPITGKKRLNIKNVMILGGGSIGEKTARKLCKDNFRVKLIEKKKDKAELLAEQLSDTLVINGDGRDLELLEEENIRETDAFIAVTGNSETNIMSCLVAKSKGVKKTVALVENMDYIDISQTIGIQSLINKKLLAASNIFRHIRKGEILDLANLHNVDAEVFEFEVQKGAKVAEHPIKDLRFPREAVFGGLIRNEKAIMPTGNVQFQIGDKVIVFCLPEAISGVERLFK, encoded by the coding sequence ATGAAAATTATCATAGCTGGTGCAGGAGACGTAGGTTTCCACTTAGCTAAACTTCTTTCCTACGAATCTCAAGACACCTATATCATAGATTTTGATGGTGCAAAATTAGATTATCTAAATAGTCATTTAGATGTAATTACTAAAAAAGGAGATGCTACTTCCATTAAGTTATTAAAAGAAATAGGTATCGATTCTGCAGATTTATTAATTGCTGTAACAGATAGTCAGAATACCAATTTCACAATATCTGTAATAGGAAAATCTTTAGGAGTCAAAAAGACAATTGCACGAATAGATAATCCAGAGTTTTTAAATAATTGCGAAGTAGATTTTACCAAATTTGGTCTAGATTTTATGATTTCTCCGCAAGAATTAGCGGCTAATGAAATAAAAATGCTGCTAAACCAATCTTCTTTTAATGATACAGTTGCATTTGAAAGCGGAATTTTTAATGTTCTAGGAACGCCATTAACTTACAAATCACCCATTGTAGATCTAACAGTAAAAGAAGCAAAACAAAAGTTTGCTGATGTAGATTTTATTACAATTGCCATTAAAAGACAAGGTGAATCTCAAACCATTATTCCAAGAGGGAATACGGTATATGAAATAGGAGATCAAGTATATTTCTGTGTTCCTAACTATAGCATGAAAGACCTTTACCCTATAACCGGTAAGAAACGACTCAATATTAAAAATGTAATGATTCTTGGAGGTGGTAGTATTGGAGAAAAAACTGCTAGAAAACTTTGTAAAGATAACTTTAGAGTAAAATTAATTGAAAAGAAAAAAGATAAAGCAGAATTATTAGCAGAGCAACTAAGTGATACACTAGTTATTAATGGTGATGGTAGAGATTTAGAATTATTAGAAGAAGAAAATATTAGAGAAACAGATGCTTTTATTGCTGTTACAGGAAATTCTGAAACCAATATTATGTCTTGTTTAGTGGCAAAATCTAAAGGAGTAAAAAAAACAGTGGCTTTGGTTGAAAATATGGATTATATTGATATTTCTCAAACCATTGGTATTCAGTCCTTAATTAATAAAAAACTACTTGCTGCGAGTAATATTTTTAGACATATTAGAAAAGGTGAAATTTTAGATTTAGCCAATTTACATAATGTAGATGCAGAAGTTTTTGAATTTGAGGTTCAAAAAGGCGCTAAAGTAGCAGAACACCCTATTAAAGATTTACGTTTTCCTAGAGAAGCTGTTTTTGGTGGATTAATTAGAAACGAAAAAGCAATTATGCCAACAGGAAATGTACAGTTTCAAATTGGTGATAAAGTAATTGTATTTTGTTTACCCGAAGCAATAAGTGGTGTAGAAAGATTATTTAAATAA
- a CDS encoding TrkH family potassium uptake protein: protein MGSLNTKIIFRFLGITAILNGCFMFIAYPFSVYHHEHAKWGILNAGIATVTIGLLLYFLNKPKTTNIHKKEGYLIVTLGWLILSFTGMLPYLFSGAIPSIADAFFETISGYSTTGSSILTDIEAMPKGILFWRSATHWIGGMGIIVLTIAILPLLGIGGMQLFMAEAPGPSADKLHPRITDTAKRLYLIYITLTFAQFFLLKVAGMTWFDAINHAMATMSTGGFSTKNNSVAFYNNLPLVQYIIIFFMFVAGTNFVLTYFALKGKIKKVFESEEFKYYFWGTIGVSTIIALIIIFFQDPNLQTTITHPMVFGKAESAIRHSLFMVISVVTTTGFVSADFTMWNFFATGIFFALFFTGGSAGSTSGGIKIVRHIVMLKNSFLEFKKALHPNAIIPVRLDGKAVPHTIVFNILSFFIIYMLIFILASVILTLLGLDFMSALGAAASSLGNIGPAIGSVSPVDSYAHLSDAGKWFCSFLMLIGRLELFTVLILFTPFFWRKN, encoded by the coding sequence ATGGGATCTTTAAATACCAAAATAATATTTCGCTTTTTAGGTATCACTGCAATTCTAAATGGTTGCTTTATGTTTATTGCATATCCTTTTAGCGTTTATCATCATGAACATGCAAAATGGGGAATTTTAAATGCAGGAATTGCTACAGTAACAATTGGACTTCTACTTTACTTTTTAAACAAGCCTAAAACTACAAATATTCATAAAAAAGAAGGCTACTTAATTGTAACCCTTGGATGGTTGATTCTTTCTTTTACAGGTATGTTACCTTACTTATTCTCTGGTGCAATACCCAGTATTGCAGATGCATTTTTTGAAACAATTTCTGGCTATTCTACCACCGGATCATCTATCTTAACAGATATAGAAGCCATGCCAAAAGGAATTTTATTTTGGCGCAGTGCAACGCATTGGATTGGTGGTATGGGAATCATTGTTCTTACCATTGCCATTCTTCCTCTTTTAGGTATTGGCGGAATGCAACTTTTTATGGCAGAAGCTCCAGGACCCTCTGCAGATAAATTGCATCCAAGAATTACAGATACAGCAAAGCGCTTGTATTTAATATATATAACTTTAACATTTGCTCAATTCTTTTTATTAAAAGTAGCAGGTATGACTTGGTTTGATGCTATAAACCACGCAATGGCAACGATGAGTACAGGTGGTTTTTCAACAAAAAATAATAGTGTTGCCTTTTATAATAATTTACCGCTGGTACAATACATTATTATCTTTTTTATGTTTGTAGCAGGAACAAATTTTGTACTAACCTACTTTGCATTAAAAGGGAAGATTAAGAAAGTTTTTGAAAGCGAAGAGTTTAAATATTATTTTTGGGGAACTATAGGAGTTTCTACAATAATAGCACTTATAATTATATTTTTTCAAGACCCTAATTTACAAACAACCATTACTCATCCCATGGTTTTTGGTAAAGCAGAAAGCGCTATTAGACATTCTCTTTTTATGGTTATATCTGTAGTAACTACAACGGGCTTTGTAAGTGCCGATTTTACCATGTGGAATTTCTTTGCCACAGGTATTTTCTTTGCGTTATTTTTTACAGGTGGCTCTGCCGGTTCAACTAGTGGAGGAATTAAAATAGTAAGACATATTGTAATGCTTAAAAATAGTTTTCTAGAGTTTAAAAAAGCCTTACACCCAAATGCCATAATCCCCGTAAGATTAGACGGCAAAGCTGTACCACATACTATTGTATTTAACATCCTATCTTTTTTTATTATTTACATGCTTATATTTATTTTAGCCTCTGTAATACTAACCCTTTTGGGATTAGATTTTATGTCTGCTTTAGGTGCCGCAGCATCTTCTTTAGGGAATATTGGTCCGGCAATAGGATCTGTAAGTCCTGTTGATAGTTATGCTCATTTATCTGATGCAGGAAAATGGTTTTGTTCTTTTTTAATGCTAATTGGGCGTTTAGAACTTTTTACTGTCCTTATTTTATTTACTCCGTTCTTTTGGAGAAAAAATTAA
- a CDS encoding PqqD family protein yields the protein MKKQSNFLYKTAEDKTIVWFENNNEYLILENTTADILKRLSEGKSVDEIAQALSKKLSVPADKTIDFILDLEEKFYKQKKDNRSEIIHDYRDLKTPESFGYIKYYKVNNVIFKVSYLSETELSFVHPKFAHLVIDDNIKFDYEFDVFINNRFIFLLVDKELIGSWNRNEIHYFQGKFSMQFIQKIHQKEENEWMGVFHASAVSNEKKSILFLGDSGNGKSTSLALLQANGYTCLADDFVPIDVDKQEVYSFPASISIKKSSLETLLPIYPELATTAEYNFKRLNKIVRYLKPNNTNYFNHLPCNDLVFIKYKKDAELVCEKISKIDAFQQLIPDSWISPKIENAQIFLDWFSSLNCYRLTYSKNDEMIKTVSKIFNDEL from the coding sequence ATGAAAAAACAATCAAATTTCTTATATAAAACAGCCGAAGATAAAACTATTGTTTGGTTTGAAAACAATAATGAATATCTAATTTTAGAAAACACTACAGCAGATATTTTAAAACGATTAAGTGAAGGCAAATCCGTAGACGAAATTGCTCAAGCTTTATCTAAAAAATTATCCGTACCTGCAGATAAAACCATCGATTTTATACTCGATTTAGAAGAAAAATTTTACAAACAAAAAAAAGATAACAGATCTGAAATAATACACGATTATAGAGACCTTAAAACTCCAGAATCATTTGGTTATATAAAGTATTACAAAGTTAATAACGTTATTTTTAAAGTATCATATTTAAGTGAAACTGAACTTTCTTTTGTACATCCAAAATTTGCACATTTAGTTATTGATGACAACATCAAATTTGACTATGAATTTGACGTGTTTATAAATAATAGATTTATCTTTCTTCTTGTTGATAAAGAATTAATAGGATCATGGAATCGAAATGAGATTCACTATTTTCAAGGAAAATTTTCTATGCAATTTATTCAGAAAATTCATCAAAAGGAAGAAAATGAATGGATGGGAGTTTTTCATGCATCTGCCGTTAGTAATGAAAAAAAATCAATTCTTTTTTTAGGTGATTCCGGTAACGGAAAAAGTACTTCTTTGGCACTTTTACAAGCAAATGGTTATACTTGTTTGGCTGATGACTTTGTACCTATAGATGTTGATAAACAAGAGGTTTATAGTTTTCCTGCATCCATATCAATCAAAAAAAGCAGCCTAGAAACCTTGCTTCCTATTTATCCAGAATTAGCAACGACAGCTGAATATAATTTTAAGAGATTAAATAAAATTGTACGTTATTTAAAGCCCAATAACACCAATTACTTTAATCATTTACCCTGTAATGATTTGGTGTTTATTAAGTATAAAAAAGATGCTGAATTAGTTTGTGAAAAAATTTCTAAAATTGATGCGTTTCAGCAATTAATTCCTGATTCTTGGATTTCACCAAAAATAGAAAATGCCCAAATATTCTTAGATTGGTTCAGTTCTCTAAATTGTTATCGTTTAACGTATTCTAAAAACGATGAAATGATTAAAACAGTTTCAAAAATATTTAATGATGAATTATAA